A stretch of the Filimonas lacunae genome encodes the following:
- a CDS encoding DUF7151 family protein produces the protein MSIKSGIDKNGNNTLDSNEETESRYICNGSDDH, from the coding sequence TTGAGTATAAAGTCAGGTATTGATAAAAACGGAAATAATACACTGGACAGTAATGAGGAGACAGAGAGCCGTTATATTTGTAATGGCAGCGATGACCACTAA
- a CDS encoding acyltransferase family protein: protein MITNGLATKPHYPVLDGLRGVAAILVVVFHICEAHATSHIDQVINHGYLAVDFFFLLSGFVMGYAYDDRWHKLTIGSFFKRRLIRLQPMVVMGMLVGAVCFYFSGSAAFPLIHTVLVWKLLLVMLIGCTLIPIPISMDIRGWQEMHPLDGPGWSLFFEYVVNILYALGLRKLSKTALSILVIIAGGVLIHYAVTSKTGDVIGGWSLNEEQLRIGCTRVLFPFFGGLLLSRITRPVERKHAFLISSVLLIIVLAMPRIGGFEHLWMNGLYDSLSIILLFPLIVYVGAGGRQSGQPSKLCKWLGDLSYPLYITHYPFIYIYTGWVSNHKGIAVTEALPNALLTFAGTILVGYAALKWYDEPVRAWLTKKSK, encoded by the coding sequence ATGATAACCAACGGTCTTGCTACTAAACCCCATTATCCTGTTTTAGATGGTTTGCGCGGTGTTGCCGCTATTCTTGTGGTAGTGTTTCACATTTGTGAAGCACATGCTACCAGTCATATCGATCAGGTGATTAACCACGGCTACCTGGCAGTAGATTTCTTTTTCCTGCTGTCTGGTTTTGTGATGGGGTATGCGTATGACGACCGGTGGCACAAGCTTACCATAGGCAGCTTTTTCAAACGTCGTTTAATTCGTTTGCAGCCCATGGTGGTAATGGGTATGCTTGTAGGCGCGGTGTGTTTTTATTTTTCAGGCTCTGCTGCCTTTCCGCTGATTCATACAGTGCTGGTTTGGAAGCTGTTGCTGGTAATGCTGATAGGTTGTACGTTAATTCCTATACCTATTTCCATGGATATCAGGGGCTGGCAGGAGATGCATCCGCTGGATGGTCCTGGCTGGTCGCTATTTTTTGAGTATGTGGTGAACATCCTTTATGCACTGGGGTTGCGTAAGCTCTCAAAAACGGCGTTATCTATATTGGTGATCATAGCAGGAGGTGTATTGATACATTATGCTGTAACCAGTAAAACGGGTGATGTAATAGGGGGCTGGTCGTTGAATGAAGAACAGCTGCGTATTGGTTGTACCCGCGTGCTATTTCCCTTTTTTGGAGGTTTATTATTGTCGAGGATTACCCGGCCGGTAGAAAGAAAGCATGCCTTTTTAATCAGCAGTGTGTTGCTGATAATAGTGCTGGCGATGCCCCGTATAGGTGGGTTTGAACATTTATGGATGAACGGCCTGTACGATTCGCTCAGTATTATCCTGTTGTTTCCATTGATCGTATACGTGGGCGCAGGCGGACGGCAAAGCGGGCAGCCGTCTAAGTTATGCAAATGGCTGGGCGATCTGTCTTATCCCTTATATATCACCCATTATCCTTTTATATACATCTACACGGGTTGGGTAAGCAACCATAAAGGCATTGCGGTAACGGAGGCATTGCCTAATGCTTTGTTAACCTTTGCCGGAACCATACTGGTTGGGTATGCTGCACTGAAATGGTATGATGAGCCGGTGCGTGCCTGGCTAACTAAGAAAAGCAAATAG
- a CDS encoding T9SS type A sorting domain-containing protein, protein MLKFTLTSLLMVGVLAAAVAQTNIAPQALSSTSYVSSWETIAALNDGYTPANSNDKTHGAYGNWNNPNSTQWVQYDWTATATITSVQVYWFDDAGGVLTPTTAYLEYWNGTAWVNLGNVPKVKDAFNTLSFSSVSTTKLRLSMLNTTQSTGILEWRVYGTVASTGGGSSWPGTPAGTGAAYTWPSYSPTISYDFRSEYPSLATPANVLNDCSSVVGTQSSNWWTFRWGSKKRSVVTTAAITPLLTRMNAEFAYFRDTMGWPPDLRARSGYKSAVYLYGSGLCTDAADSNALGGWQSAITYNGTTWPMVLASYYPIYSFDPNCPYSDTAAQRSAMVHEGIHAMLADLPGVKQAAWFHEGGNVWFQQTADAKRKNNYSSMGFLNGTDFIAPFMPIECYSGWLQDGSFGGPSAEGVNMFNGSQQICTWRTFLGGHQYSSSFPTFVGNILGNNAVPWIWRYASTRVLAGLASGLGDAPTRRLISEYRAKQAMVDFGKWKSACVALLNSSFGMSITAEWQPSWLNPAAWIATPYVKTTNASGLLTPDTTTLPGWSGANQIPLTVSGSTVTVNFQPIGANMTCQLAYWTSTGVPVYSEAVSSGNCTLNLASTPASNVVIAIITSTDYTYNGEATRKLKYDYRLQLVTGATGAASVNTKWYQAALLSGARMANADNAEAGMDWSLYCQQPYTGPTHTETVNFVSAGPRFDVFPNPAVASNEVNIRFVNPKAEKSVISVYNVSGDVMSQQTSNTEQATIKSKTLAPGVYFIKVANSAVNGTQKLVVLK, encoded by the coding sequence ATGCTAAAGTTTACACTAACGTCCCTTCTGATGGTAGGTGTGCTGGCTGCTGCTGTTGCGCAAACAAACATTGCACCGCAGGCGCTATCTTCTACCTCGTACGTTTCTTCATGGGAAACGATTGCTGCTTTAAATGATGGCTATACGCCCGCCAACTCCAATGACAAAACGCATGGAGCGTATGGCAACTGGAACAACCCTAACTCTACGCAATGGGTGCAGTACGACTGGACTGCTACCGCCACTATTACATCTGTACAGGTGTACTGGTTTGATGATGCAGGTGGGGTGCTTACGCCCACTACTGCTTACCTGGAATACTGGAATGGCACTGCCTGGGTAAACCTGGGTAACGTTCCTAAGGTAAAAGATGCTTTTAACACGTTATCTTTTAGTTCGGTGAGCACTACCAAACTGCGTTTATCTATGTTAAACACTACGCAGTCAACCGGTATACTGGAGTGGCGTGTATATGGTACAGTGGCTTCTACAGGTGGTGGCAGCTCCTGGCCTGGCACACCTGCTGGTACCGGCGCGGCTTATACCTGGCCGTCTTATTCACCTACTATCAGCTACGATTTCCGTTCTGAGTATCCAAGTTTAGCTACTCCGGCTAACGTGCTGAACGATTGTTCCTCTGTAGTAGGTACGCAGTCTTCCAACTGGTGGACGTTCCGCTGGGGCTCTAAGAAAAGATCAGTGGTGACCACCGCTGCTATTACACCTTTGCTAACCCGCATGAATGCGGAGTTTGCTTATTTCCGCGATACCATGGGATGGCCTCCGGACTTACGTGCCAGAAGTGGTTATAAAAGCGCAGTATACCTGTACGGTTCAGGTTTGTGTACCGATGCGGCCGATAGTAACGCATTAGGTGGCTGGCAAAGTGCCATTACCTATAATGGTACAACCTGGCCAATGGTACTGGCTTCTTATTATCCTATTTATTCTTTCGATCCTAATTGCCCTTACAGTGATACTGCAGCACAACGCAGTGCTATGGTGCATGAAGGTATCCATGCTATGCTGGCCGATCTGCCTGGCGTAAAACAAGCGGCATGGTTTCACGAAGGTGGTAACGTATGGTTTCAGCAAACTGCTGATGCTAAACGTAAAAACAATTACAGCTCTATGGGCTTCTTAAACGGTACAGATTTTATTGCGCCGTTCATGCCTATTGAGTGTTATTCCGGCTGGTTACAGGATGGCAGCTTTGGCGGTCCTTCTGCCGAAGGTGTAAACATGTTCAACGGCAGTCAGCAAATCTGTACCTGGCGTACTTTCCTGGGTGGTCACCAATACAGCTCTTCCTTCCCAACCTTCGTAGGTAATATATTAGGTAATAACGCAGTGCCCTGGATCTGGCGTTATGCTTCTACCCGTGTGTTAGCAGGTTTAGCCAGTGGCCTGGGTGATGCTCCTACCCGCAGGCTCATCAGCGAGTATCGCGCTAAACAGGCGATGGTGGATTTTGGTAAATGGAAAAGCGCTTGTGTGGCATTGTTGAACAGTTCATTTGGTATGTCTATTACAGCAGAGTGGCAACCTTCCTGGTTAAACCCAGCTGCATGGATAGCTACTCCTTATGTAAAAACTACTAATGCCAGTGGTCTGTTAACACCTGATACTACCACCTTACCAGGATGGTCTGGTGCTAACCAGATTCCATTAACCGTTTCCGGTAGCACTGTTACCGTTAACTTCCAGCCGATAGGCGCTAACATGACCTGTCAGCTGGCTTATTGGACCAGCACAGGCGTGCCTGTATACAGCGAGGCGGTATCTTCCGGTAACTGTACTCTAAACCTGGCATCTACACCTGCCAGCAATGTAGTAATTGCTATTATCACCAGCACTGATTATACTTATAATGGCGAAGCTACCCGTAAGCTGAAATACGACTACCGTTTACAACTGGTTACCGGTGCTACCGGCGCAGCCAGCGTAAACACCAAGTGGTATCAGGCAGCATTGTTGTCAGGCGCCAGAATGGCGAATGCTGACAATGCAGAAGCAGGTATGGACTGGTCGTTATATTGCCAGCAACCATACACTGGTCCAACCCATACCGAAACGGTAAACTTTGTAAGTGCAGGCCCACGTTTTGATGTGTTTCCAAACCCGGCAGTAGCTTCTAATGAGGTGAACATCCGGTTTGTGAACCCCAAAGCGGAGAAGAGCGTTATTTCTGTGTACAATGTATCTGGCGATGTAATGTCACAGCAAACCTCTAACACAGAGCAAGCTACTATCAAATCCAAAACACTGGCACCAGGCGTGTATTTCATTAAAGTGGCCAACTCGGCCGTGAATGGAACGCAAAAACTGGTAGTGCTGAAGTAA
- a CDS encoding gliding motility-associated C-terminal domain-containing protein: MMKLLRQTGKHCMLLFGILLCLATSQVFAQAKFVYAPGWMVDACQNTTFSLDTVLTVYGGIQGNANSWSIVKNPTGGTLSNLPYTGVVGTSSYLNPANISYTPNVGYTGQDTFTVKYKEGIDSSVMTVYINVLATASTSFTYGAGPFCNKAGSSSSVYPNVTGVKGGTFASTSSGLDINNVTGIFSTGQSIPGSYTVNYTYGACKAVVSTNVVINAAPTATISYGASDFCRSFSNISVTVTGQTGGTYTSGTGLVLNAATGTINTMTSTPGQYRVLYTFANAAGCSDTASTIIRILAAPAATISYPGSPFCNVMGTVAVNQVGQTGGIYSAPAGLSLDAISGAIKPQLSTAGTYKVLYTFFNVAGCTDTTSAYVTIASKPAGTYPSLSGPYSLCSGSDATFTPNYVSGGIFSSSNSSIASVNSTTGVVYGGNPGNAIISYTVTDGTCTYKLDTAIVVKALPVISGASSTKTVCVGGTATFSHTPTTNGYWSLYSATVANIYPNGVFSGKEAGIAQISYTVTNGDGCSAIIFDTLKVVDVPVATINYASSSFPASGTASVIQTGTTGGVYSVRVGLAIDASTGTINLSASTPGVYHVVYSFGNGICGDTTGATVTITASDKPVISYGGTSFCKNAGLLTVTQTGVTGGSYSAAYGLNIDTASGQINTNQSTAGTYHVVYRYGTGDTTSADVIILAGPYVAADGYTHSICAGSTTQITHITTGGVWSVKDSSIAMVSNSGLVTGKSAGTTYVYYTVSDGTCSNRVADTIYVTVQPQLEAILGQTVMCIGSTMNLYNTTAGGTWSSSNNAIALINSLDGLVTGVTAGSVTISYTKSNGTCTATVTKNIMVMPAPTASIKYTDSVFCQSGTATATLTGTTGGYYAAGSGLSLDSATGTINLAASAAGAYVVTYVVYNGSCLATASAKVTIKALSTATISYGDSVCTTYSFFAVTRTGTAGGSYSSTAGLVIDSVSGYIYPVQSSIGSYTVTYRFGSGTCANTAFAQVYIGEQKYGTITGSSQVVLGSTSSYNESMPGGTWGNNVSSTGSIDATTGVYTPKAVGNDTLKYIYKSIGCTTVDSKAIQVVAAATSQPITGANTVCVGKTIQLSHAVPGGTWSTKGSIITISNTGLVTGVTAGADSAVYTYISGGSAFVVTKRITVNTAPKAVIQYTGSPYCIGSGTVAVTQTGTTGGTYLGTTGLVINATTGAVDLLTSKAGTYAVRYITSNANGCTDTATASIVVKALPAVSIHYTGSPYCPTGTTTVTQTGLTGGIYNAASGLSLNATTGAINLAASTGGTYVVNYTASDDYCINTTSDTITIVSLPTLTGISGNNAACVGNTSALTNAVTGGVWASSNSAVAKVDSVGVVTAVAPGNATISYTVTKGSCSVKRDTLFYVNAYPYVDTIKGNTNICVNNSTVLSSNTVGGIWSSDNVAVAKVSSAGVVTGVTAGTATISYTYSNGTCTSATTRKITVNATPVATISYAGPYCTSGTATVTQTGLTGGVYSAAAGLVINATTGVINLANSTVGTYTIKYTFGNGSCSDSTTTVVTINPQPVATISYVGSPYCASGTASVYQTGTAGGTYASTTGLVINTTTGVVNLSNSTPGTYTVTYTYGSGACVSTATAKISVNAIPAVPAITAVGPLSFCAGGKVTLASSSAIYNQWMKNGVAIKGDTAATLTVTESGAYTVTVNNGGCAVVSSQKQVTVNPLPTAIIQAGGSLAICEGDNVVFTSGATIGNQWLNNGVAIAGATSNTYAASKAGAYSLVVTTTSGCVDTSDAQAVTVNALPVISITSANGQTLNKGGSTQLTVTSDGAIAAVSWTPAASLDFPLSATPTATPMENTVYTATVTNSAGCETSDTISITVTETFSVTARTIVTPNGDGVNDKFVIDNVTSYPDNVLSIFDRNGKKVYEKHNYDNSWEGTSGGVSLATDTYMYVFTVQGRVAKKGSISIVR; encoded by the coding sequence ATGATGAAATTGTTACGTCAAACAGGCAAGCACTGTATGCTGCTGTTTGGTATTTTGCTTTGTCTGGCTACTTCACAGGTGTTTGCCCAGGCTAAATTTGTCTATGCTCCTGGTTGGATGGTAGATGCGTGCCAGAATACCACGTTTAGTTTGGATACAGTGCTTACTGTTTATGGAGGGATCCAGGGCAATGCTAACTCGTGGAGTATTGTAAAAAATCCAACAGGCGGCACCCTTTCTAATTTACCTTATACGGGTGTTGTTGGAACGTCGTCCTATCTCAATCCTGCTAATATCAGTTATACTCCTAATGTAGGGTACACAGGGCAGGACACTTTTACAGTGAAATATAAAGAAGGGATTGACTCCTCAGTCATGACTGTGTATATAAATGTGTTGGCCACTGCGTCCACTTCTTTTACTTATGGAGCTGGTCCTTTTTGTAATAAAGCTGGTTCTAGCAGCTCTGTTTACCCTAATGTTACCGGTGTTAAAGGGGGAACATTTGCCTCTACTAGTTCAGGGCTGGATATCAATAATGTCACTGGTATTTTCAGTACAGGACAGAGTATCCCGGGAAGCTATACCGTTAATTATACGTATGGAGCCTGCAAAGCTGTTGTCAGCACCAATGTAGTGATTAATGCTGCACCCACAGCTACCATTTCGTATGGAGCCAGCGATTTTTGCAGATCATTCAGCAATATCAGCGTAACTGTAACCGGGCAAACTGGTGGCACCTATACTTCCGGAACAGGCCTGGTACTGAATGCCGCAACGGGTACGATCAATACCATGACAAGTACTCCCGGACAATACCGGGTATTATATACTTTTGCCAATGCAGCAGGCTGTAGTGATACAGCCTCTACTATTATAAGGATACTGGCAGCCCCAGCAGCTACTATTTCCTATCCCGGCAGCCCTTTTTGTAATGTGATGGGAACGGTGGCAGTAAATCAAGTTGGGCAAACGGGGGGGATTTATTCTGCTCCGGCAGGCCTGAGTCTGGACGCAATCTCCGGCGCTATTAAGCCGCAATTGAGTACAGCAGGAACCTACAAGGTGTTATATACTTTTTTCAATGTAGCTGGTTGCACCGATACTACTTCTGCATATGTAACTATTGCATCCAAGCCTGCCGGCACTTACCCTTCCTTGTCGGGGCCATATAGCCTTTGCAGTGGAAGCGATGCCACATTTACTCCTAACTATGTTTCTGGTGGTATTTTCAGCAGCAGTAATTCATCTATTGCTTCTGTTAACTCCACAACCGGTGTGGTATATGGTGGTAATCCGGGCAACGCTATTATCAGCTATACAGTAACTGACGGTACCTGTACTTATAAACTGGATACCGCCATTGTGGTAAAGGCTTTACCTGTTATTTCCGGTGCCAGCAGCACTAAAACAGTTTGTGTTGGTGGAACAGCCACTTTTTCACATACACCCACCACCAATGGCTACTGGTCACTGTACAGCGCTACTGTTGCCAATATTTATCCTAATGGTGTGTTCTCCGGAAAAGAAGCCGGCATTGCTCAAATATCTTATACTGTAACCAATGGTGATGGTTGCTCTGCTATTATATTTGATACGCTGAAAGTGGTAGATGTGCCTGTAGCTACTATCAATTATGCCAGCAGTTCATTCCCGGCTTCGGGTACTGCCAGCGTAATCCAAACGGGTACTACTGGTGGTGTATACTCCGTTCGTGTTGGTTTGGCTATCGATGCGTCTACAGGAACTATTAACCTGTCAGCTAGTACGCCTGGTGTTTATCATGTAGTGTATTCTTTTGGTAATGGTATTTGTGGGGATACTACTGGTGCCACGGTAACCATTACCGCTTCAGATAAACCTGTTATTTCTTACGGTGGCACTTCTTTCTGTAAAAATGCCGGTTTGCTTACTGTTACACAAACGGGGGTAACTGGTGGTAGTTATTCTGCTGCCTACGGTTTGAATATTGATACTGCTTCCGGCCAGATCAATACCAATCAAAGCACAGCGGGAACTTATCATGTCGTTTACCGTTATGGTACAGGAGATACCACTTCTGCCGATGTGATTATCCTGGCGGGGCCTTATGTGGCAGCTGACGGGTACACGCATAGTATTTGTGCAGGTAGCACTACCCAGATTACCCATATTACTACAGGCGGTGTATGGAGTGTGAAAGATTCTTCTATAGCCATGGTAAGCAACAGCGGTTTGGTTACTGGCAAAAGTGCCGGAACTACTTATGTATATTATACGGTAAGTGATGGTACCTGTAGCAATAGGGTTGCGGATACTATATATGTAACTGTTCAACCGCAGCTGGAGGCTATACTGGGGCAAACTGTGATGTGCATTGGCAGTACTATGAACCTTTACAATACAACAGCAGGTGGAACATGGAGCAGTAGTAACAATGCTATTGCCTTGATTAATAGCCTGGATGGATTGGTAACCGGTGTTACTGCAGGTTCTGTTACTATCAGTTATACCAAATCTAATGGTACCTGCACTGCTACTGTAACCAAAAATATTATGGTAATGCCTGCGCCAACCGCTTCTATTAAATATACCGACAGCGTATTTTGCCAGAGCGGAACTGCCACAGCAACACTTACCGGAACTACCGGCGGATATTACGCAGCAGGTAGCGGTTTGTCTCTTGATTCTGCTACGGGTACTATTAATCTGGCTGCCAGTGCAGCAGGTGCTTATGTGGTAACGTATGTGGTGTATAATGGCAGCTGCCTGGCAACTGCAAGTGCAAAGGTTACCATTAAAGCTTTATCTACGGCAACCATCAGTTATGGTGATAGCGTCTGTACTACCTATTCATTCTTTGCTGTAACAAGAACCGGCACAGCAGGTGGCAGTTATTCGTCAACTGCTGGTTTAGTAATTGATTCTGTATCGGGCTATATTTATCCTGTTCAATCAAGTATAGGTTCTTATACAGTTACTTATCGTTTTGGATCAGGAACCTGTGCCAATACTGCTTTTGCACAGGTGTATATCGGTGAACAGAAATATGGAACCATTACCGGTAGCAGCCAGGTTGTGCTGGGTAGCACTTCTTCCTACAATGAAAGTATGCCAGGCGGCACATGGGGCAATAATGTGAGTAGTACTGGTAGCATTGATGCTACTACCGGGGTATATACTCCTAAGGCTGTTGGTAATGATACGCTTAAATATATATATAAGTCAATCGGCTGTACCACGGTTGATTCGAAAGCGATACAGGTGGTTGCTGCCGCAACTTCTCAGCCTATTACCGGAGCAAATACGGTGTGTGTGGGCAAAACGATACAATTAAGCCATGCTGTGCCTGGTGGAACCTGGAGCACTAAAGGCAGTATTATCACTATTAGCAATACAGGTCTTGTTACAGGTGTAACTGCGGGGGCTGATTCTGCTGTATATACTTATATTAGCGGCGGCTCTGCTTTTGTAGTAACGAAAAGAATCACTGTAAATACAGCGCCTAAGGCTGTTATTCAATATACTGGTTCTCCTTATTGCATTGGCAGCGGAACTGTAGCTGTTACGCAAACGGGTACTACCGGAGGAACTTATCTGGGTACCACCGGCCTGGTGATCAACGCTACTACCGGTGCGGTTGATCTGCTCACCAGCAAGGCAGGTACTTATGCTGTACGTTATATCACCAGCAACGCCAACGGGTGCACGGATACCGCTACTGCCAGCATTGTTGTCAAAGCATTGCCTGCAGTAAGTATTCACTATACCGGCAGTCCTTATTGTCCTACCGGAACCACTACCGTAACACAAACCGGCTTAACAGGTGGTATTTATAATGCAGCCAGCGGTTTATCGCTGAATGCCACTACCGGAGCCATTAACCTGGCTGCCAGTACTGGCGGAACGTATGTGGTAAATTATACGGCCAGCGATGATTATTGTATTAACACTACTTCCGATACCATTACCATTGTGTCTTTACCAACCTTAACCGGTATTTCCGGTAACAATGCAGCCTGTGTAGGTAATACCTCGGCACTTACCAATGCGGTAACGGGTGGGGTGTGGGCCAGCAGTAACAGTGCTGTAGCAAAAGTGGATAGTGTTGGTGTGGTAACAGCGGTTGCACCGGGTAATGCTACCATTTCTTATACTGTTACTAAAGGCAGCTGTAGTGTGAAAAGAGATACGCTGTTTTACGTGAACGCTTATCCTTATGTAGATACCATTAAGGGCAACACCAATATTTGTGTAAACAACAGTACTGTGTTATCCAGCAATACCGTGGGGGGTATCTGGAGCAGCGATAATGTTGCGGTGGCTAAAGTAAGTAGCGCCGGTGTTGTAACAGGTGTTACGGCTGGAACTGCCACTATTTCTTATACGTATTCTAACGGAACCTGTACTTCGGCTACTACCAGAAAAATCACCGTGAATGCAACTCCTGTAGCCACTATTAGTTATGCAGGGCCTTATTGCACCAGTGGCACCGCCACTGTAACACAAACCGGCTTAACCGGTGGTGTGTACAGTGCAGCAGCAGGATTGGTTATTAACGCCACTACCGGTGTTATCAACCTGGCTAACAGTACCGTGGGTACTTATACTATTAAATACACTTTCGGTAATGGCAGCTGCTCCGATTCCACAACTACGGTAGTAACGATCAATCCGCAACCGGTGGCTACTATCAGTTATGTAGGCAGTCCTTATTGCGCCAGCGGAACGGCTTCGGTTTACCAGACAGGTACTGCCGGTGGTACATACGCCAGCACTACAGGCCTGGTGATCAATACCACCACAGGTGTGGTAAACCTGAGTAACAGCACGCCTGGTACTTATACGGTTACGTATACCTATGGTTCAGGTGCTTGTGTAAGCACGGCTACCGCCAAAATCAGCGTAAACGCTATTCCTGCAGTACCTGCTATCACAGCAGTGGGGCCGCTGAGCTTCTGTGCAGGCGGAAAGGTTACGCTTGCTTCTTCTTCCGCTATTTATAATCAGTGGATGAAAAACGGAGTGGCTATAAAAGGGGATACGGCAGCTACACTTACTGTAACAGAAAGTGGTGCGTATACCGTAACCGTGAACAACGGAGGTTGCGCTGTGGTGTCTTCACAAAAACAGGTGACTGTTAATCCTTTACCAACAGCAATAATACAGGCCGGCGGATCATTAGCTATCTGCGAGGGCGATAACGTGGTGTTTACTTCGGGTGCTACCATCGGTAACCAGTGGTTGAATAATGGTGTGGCTATTGCAGGTGCTACCAGCAACACTTATGCTGCCAGTAAGGCAGGCGCTTATAGCCTGGTGGTAACTACTACCAGCGGTTGTGTGGATACTTCGGATGCGCAAGCCGTAACGGTAAATGCTTTACCTGTTATTAGCATTACCAGTGCAAATGGTCAAACGTTGAACAAAGGCGGTTCTACGCAACTGACTGTAACCAGTGACGGTGCTATTGCAGCTGTTAGCTGGACTCCGGCTGCTTCGCTGGACTTCCCGCTGAGTGCTACTCCAACCGCTACTCCCATGGAAAATACGGTGTACACGGCTACGGTTACCAATAGTGCCGGTTGTGAAACTTCCGATACCATTTCCATTACTGTAACAGAAACGTTCTCGGTAACTGCCAGAACTATTGTTACGCCTAACGGGGATGGTGTGAATGACAAGTTTGTGATTGATAATGTAACCAGCTATCCTGATAACGTGCTGAGCATCTTTGACAGGAACGGTAAAAAAGTATACGAAAAGCACAACTACGATAACAGCTGGGAAGGAACCAGCGGTGGCGTATCACTGGCAACGGATACTTATATGTATGTGTTCACTGTGCAGGGCAGAGTGGCGAAAAAAGGATCTATCAGCATTGTGCGTTAA
- a CDS encoding PorP/SprF family type IX secretion system membrane protein, with protein MKKQFIGLTIVCSVLFAHSGKAQLYYNNAVAHYYRNNYLANPAYAGAHDNPFVYALANRSWIGFDGAPTLMQLTGDMGFGKNSAAGLQLTNDKSGVLRRTSAKVSYGYKIKLSGKEQIRLGFSLATYKQQLDGAAIIDGGAVDNGAKQFNQKGWQVDGDFGAVYELKGFSFSATGFNLRQWFPKVTGNDIDMETMNVMTSYAWKPEGNNEYEIKPLLSGRFFTKRSWILAAGTQFTYDQTFHASAIWQNTGSICGTLGLLLKNFGELNLSYVSNNKQGYGQQYEVGVGIGLKSKKENAE; from the coding sequence ATGAAAAAACAATTCATAGGATTAACTATTGTATGCAGCGTGCTCTTTGCCCATTCGGGCAAAGCGCAGCTGTATTATAATAACGCGGTAGCGCATTATTACCGTAACAACTACCTGGCCAACCCGGCCTATGCAGGGGCGCATGACAATCCGTTTGTGTATGCATTGGCCAACCGTAGCTGGATTGGTTTTGACGGAGCGCCTACGCTGATGCAGTTAACAGGGGATATGGGGTTTGGTAAAAACTCCGCTGCGGGTTTGCAATTGACCAACGATAAAAGTGGTGTGCTGCGCCGCACTTCTGCTAAAGTGAGTTATGGCTATAAAATAAAACTGAGCGGGAAAGAGCAGATACGTTTGGGCTTTTCACTGGCCACCTACAAACAGCAACTGGATGGCGCTGCTATTATAGATGGTGGTGCGGTAGATAATGGTGCAAAGCAATTTAACCAGAAAGGCTGGCAGGTAGATGGCGATTTTGGCGCGGTGTACGAGTTGAAAGGTTTTTCATTCAGTGCAACCGGCTTTAACCTGCGTCAGTGGTTTCCTAAGGTCACCGGTAACGATATAGACATGGAAACCATGAACGTTATGACTTCTTACGCCTGGAAACCAGAAGGCAACAATGAGTATGAAATTAAGCCTCTGTTATCGGGCCGCTTTTTTACCAAACGTTCCTGGATACTGGCTGCGGGTACACAGTTCACCTACGATCAAACTTTCCACGCCAGCGCCATCTGGCAAAACACCGGCAGTATTTGTGGTACATTGGGCCTGTTGCTGAAAAACTTTGGCGAGCTGAACTTGTCTTATGTATCTAACAATAAACAGGGATACGGACAGCAATATGAAGTGGGAGTGGGGATAGGATTAAAAAGTAAAAAAGAGAATGCAGAATAA
- a CDS encoding YrhB domain-containing protein produces MLNLEQAQIRAQEKLTEIESRGRHKLCLLSDPLEFKYGWVFFYQSEEYIRKGDIMTILGGNAPILVDKYSGLVLSTGTRRDISYYIEVYSEFREKMGA; encoded by the coding sequence ATGTTAAATTTAGAACAAGCACAAATACGTGCGCAGGAGAAACTAACCGAGATTGAAAGTCGTGGTCGGCATAAACTGTGTTTATTAAGTGATCCGCTTGAGTTTAAGTACGGCTGGGTATTTTTCTATCAATCCGAAGAGTATATCAGAAAAGGTGATATTATGACCATACTTGGAGGAAACGCTCCTATTTTAGTTGATAAGTATAGTGGATTGGTATTATCAACAGGTACGCGAAGGGATATAAGTTATTATATAGAAGTGTACAGTGAATTTAGAGAAAAGATGGGCGCATAG